DNA sequence from the Treponema sp. OMZ 838 genome:
TAAGGGGAAAGCTTTCATATAGGCCAGCTTGCTGCCCTAAGTGTGGTATAGTCAATGAAAATTATGACATTATTAGAAATGGGAGTCAGACTGTAAAAATACTTTTTAATAGGGTTAATACAACCCCTTTGATATTGATGGTTAAAAGCAGAGATTTTTCTGTAAGCATTGCGAGTCAACATTTATGGCTAAAACACCTATCGTAGATAAGGGGTGCTTCATATCGAATGATGTTAAGAGGTCTATAGTTTTAAACCTATGTGAGACTAAGTCAATGGACCTAATTGCAAGAGAACACTGTGTATCTCCTACTAATATTGCCAGAATACTCCGTTTAACTGAAGATAGGAGAAGAAAAAATATTCTATCAATAGATGAATTCAAGTCAGTAAATACAGTTGATGCGTCTATGAGTGTAAATTTAACCGATTTAGAAGAAAGAAAGGTTTCTGATATAATGTAAATCTACCAAACCACATTAAGGAGAAACCTTTCATATGAGTAGTATATCAGAAATATACCGTGTTCGTCAACGGGCAATTGAGTATGCAATAAAACATAATAATAATTCAAAGGCAGCAGTGAAGTATAAGACATCACGTCAGCAGATAAAACGTTGGAGAGACAGATACGACGGCACAGTCCAGTCTCTCCTGCCAAAAAGCAGAAGACCTAAAAGCCACCCAAACCAGCACACGCAAGAAGAAGTAGGGATGGTTATGAAAAAGTACAGGAAATTTGGCTATGAAGGGCTGGCAGAAGTTTATGTCAAAGCGAGAAAGGAAGGCTATAGCCGTACATACGATTCAATGTGCAAGATAATAAGGAAAATGAAGGGCAATGCCAAAGAAAAGCCTAAAAAGCTGCATAAAAGAAAAAAAAAGGTTGAACAGGCGAAGTACCCTGGGGAAAGAGTACAGATAGACATAAAATATGTTCCGGAAGAATGCATACAGTTTGGTACACGTGACCAGAAGTATTATCAAATAACGGCATTAGATGAATATACAAGAAAAAGAGTGTTAAGGATAGCAGATGAAAAAAGCACCTATCAGACCGCAAAGTTTCTAGAGAACTTGGAAAGGGAGCAGGGATTTGACATAAAGAAAGTTCAGACAGACAATGGGAAAGAGTTCACAAATTCTGAAAGTGATAAGAAAACACTGTTTGAGCTGAAACTGGAGGAGAAGGGGATAGAGTACGTGACAACCCGTCCATATTCGCCATGGGAGAATGGAAAAGTGGAAAGAAGCCACAGGCTTGACAGCAAGTACTATGCAGACAAGAAATTTAAAAGCAAGGAAGAACTGTTAAGGGCAATAAGGAAATACAATACAAGATACAACAACATATCAAGAAAAGTACTAGGCTTTAAGAGTCCAAATGAAGTGTTAAAAGAGTACAAGCAAAATCAGTAGGTTAAAGATACATTAGGAAAGAAACATTTTTTTTAATATATTTTTGTAACAAATGTTTGACATCTATACAGAAAGCAAAGAAATAAAGCAAGAGGATTGAATATAAGCACACAGGTTAATTGATATTTAGCTTGAGTAAATGGCAAAATGTGGAAAAAGTGATATAATGAGACGGACGAGAAGATTATAAGATGAACAATTATATAAAATTAAATGAAGATAGATGGAATAATGTAAAAAATGACTATACTGAGCCATTGACACATGAAGAATTAGAAGAAGTTAGAAATAATCCAATTTCTGTTGCATTAACTGTTGGGAAAAAAGTTCCGAAAGAATGGTTTGAAAAAGCCAACGGAAAAAAGATATTAGGTTTAGCTTGTGGTGGTGGACAGCAGGGACCGGTTTTTGCTATAAAAGGTTATGATGTAACCATAATGGATTTTTCTAAATCACAATTACAAAGAGATGATATGGTTGCTAAACGAGAAGGCTTAAAAATCAACACAGTTCAAGGCGATATGACAAAATCATTTCCATTTGAAAATGAAACTTTTAATATCCCCATCAACAACCATGCTTTCCAATAATGAAAAGTTCCTGCAGGTAAAA
Encoded proteins:
- a CDS encoding transposase family protein, with the protein product MCSNASITEILGINDKNLVILGNEKENIKEIEYTVLRGKLSYRPACCPKCGIVNENYDIIRNGSQTVKILFNRVNTTPLILMVKSRDFSVSIASQHLWLKHLS
- a CDS encoding IS481 family transposase, with the protein product MSSISEIYRVRQRAIEYAIKHNNNSKAAVKYKTSRQQIKRWRDRYDGTVQSLLPKSRRPKSHPNQHTQEEVGMVMKKYRKFGYEGLAEVYVKARKEGYSRTYDSMCKIIRKMKGNAKEKPKKLHKRKKKVEQAKYPGERVQIDIKYVPEECIQFGTRDQKYYQITALDEYTRKRVLRIADEKSTYQTAKFLENLEREQGFDIKKVQTDNGKEFTNSESDKKTLFELKLEEKGIEYVTTRPYSPWENGKVERSHRLDSKYYADKKFKSKEELLRAIRKYNTRYNNISRKVLGFKSPNEVLKEYKQNQ
- a CDS encoding helix-turn-helix domain-containing protein; amino-acid sequence: MAKTPIVDKGCFISNDVKRSIVLNLCETKSMDLIAREHCVSPTNIARILRLTEDRRRKNILSIDEFKSVNTVDASMSVNLTDLEERKVSDIM